In Drosophila teissieri strain GT53w chromosome 2R, Prin_Dtei_1.1, whole genome shotgun sequence, the following proteins share a genomic window:
- the LOC122614202 gene encoding parkin coregulated gene protein homolog: MAMAQTARTATARRPTHDYHKPTRSKSANPAQLRPLSGIHGAAVSSRPRYVPPFSIQSQQKNTVVIDGPIHETAPKTASARSRVPNPKILRRQQKSMSTFNLGMGLNGCSAGGANDPGRGTLFRMYFDRGDLPIKMEYLCGGDKIGWTVDIEKLDYSLYLPLFFDGLAETKHPYKTYARQGVTDLLLAGGEKIHPVIPQLILPLKNALSTRNLEVMCTTLKIIQQLVMSSDLVGPALVPFYRQLLPMFNAFKVKNLNCGDEIDYAQKNNLNLGDLIDETLQVLELHGGEDAFINIKYMVPTYESCYLN; the protein is encoded by the exons ATGGCCATGGCCCAAACGGCACGCACCGCGACGGCAAGGCGTCCCACGCACGACTACCACAAGCCGACGCGCTCTAAGTCCGCCAATCCGGCGCAACTGCGACCACTTAGCGGCATCCATGGAGCAGCAGTGTCATCGCGTCCGCGCTACGTTCCACCCTTCTCCATTCAGTCGCAGCAGAAGAACACCGTCGTCATCGACGGACCCATCCACGAAACCGCCCCCAAGACAGCCAGTGCCAGGAGTCGGGTCCCCAATCCAAAAA TTCTGAGGCGCCAGCAAAAGTCCATGTCCACCTTCAATTTGGGCATGGGTCTGAATGGCTGCTCCGCCGGAGGGGCTAATGATCCGGGCCGAGGAACCCTGTTCCGGATGTACTTCGACCGCGGCGACCTGCCCATCAAGATGGAGTACCTCTGCGGGGGCGACAAAATCGGATGGACG GTGGACATTGAGAAGCTGGACTACAGCCTCTATCTGCCGCTCTTCTTCGACGGACTGGCGGAGACGAAGCATCCCTACAAGACCTACGCCCGCCAGGGGGTCACGGATCTGCTGCTGGCCGGGGGCGAGAAGATACACCCGGTGATACCGCAATTAATATTGCCGCTGAAGA ACGCATTGAGCACACGAAACCTGGAGGTAATGTGCACGACATTGAAGATAATCCAACAGCTGGTCATGTCCTCGGATTTGGTGGGCCCCGCCCTGGTGCCCTTCTACCGCCAGCTGCTGCCCATGTTTAATGCCttcaaagtgaaaaact TAAACTGCGGCGATGAGATCGACTACGCGCAGAAGAACAACCTGAATCTGGGGGATCTGATCGATGAGACGCTGCAGGTGCTGGAGCTGCATGGCGGCGAGGATGCCTTCATCAACATCAAGTACATGGTGCCGACCTACGAGTCCTGCTACTTGAATTGA
- the LOC122613824 gene encoding rab proteins geranylgeranyltransferase component A translates to MSDDLPEQFDLVVIGTGFTESCIAAAASRVGKSVLHLDSNEYYGDVWSSFSMDALCARFDQEAEAHSSLRNAKYTWHTTESESETDAPTWNRDSVLAKSRRFSLDLCPRILYAAGELVQLLIKSNICRYAEFRAVDHVCMRHNGEIVSVPCSRSDVFNTKTLTIVEKRLLMKFLTACNDYGEDKCNEDSLEFRGRTFLEYLQAQRVTEKISSCVMQAIAMCGPTTSFEEGMQRTQRFLGSLGRYGNTPFLFPMYGCGELPQCFCRLCAVYGGIYCLKRAVDDIALDSNSNEFLLSSAGKTLRAKNVVSAPGYPPVSKGIELKPHISRGLFISSSPLGNEELNKGGGGVNLLRLLDEAGAREAFLIQLAHYTGACPEGLYIFHLTTPALSEDPASDLAVFTSQLFDRSDAQIIFSSYFTIAAQSSKSPAAEHIYYTDPPTYELDYDAAIANARDIFGKLFPEADFLPRAPDPEEIVVDGEDPSALNEHSLPEDLRAQLHDMQQATQEMDIQD, encoded by the exons ATGTCGGATGACCTGCCGGAGCAGTTTGACCTTGTGGTCATAGGCACAG GCTTCACCGAATCCTGCATCGCCGCTGCGGCCAGCAGAGTGGGCAAATCGGTGCTCCACCTGGATAGTAATGAGTACTACGGTGATGTATGGAGCTCCTTCAGCATGGACGCTCTATGTGCCCGCTTTGACCAGGAGGCTGAGGCTCATTCCTCGTTGCGGAATGCCAAGTACACCTGGCACACCACGGAAAGTGAATCAGAAACAGATGCACCAACCTGGAATAGGGACTCAGTGCTGGCCAAGTCGCGACGCTTCAGCCTGGATCTCTGCCCACGCATTCTGTACGCAGCCGGGGAGCTGGTGCAGTTGCTCATCAAATCAAACATCTGCCGCTACGCTGAATTCCGAGCCGTGGACCATGTGTGCATGCGCCACAATGGTGAGATTGTGTCCGTGCCCTGCTCCCGTAGCGATGTCTTCAACACCAAGACCCTGACCATCGTGGAAAAGCGCTTGCTAATGAAATTTCTCACCGCATGCAACGATTACGGCGAGGACAAGTGCAATGAGGATTCGTTGGAATTCCGTGGGCGAACGTTTCTAGAATATTTGCAGGCGCAGCGGGTGACCGAAAAGATATCGTCGTGCGTGATGCAGGCCATTGCCATGTGTGGCCCCACCACCAGCTTCGAGGAGGGTATGCAGCGCACACAGCGATTTCTAGGCAGCCTGGGCCGCTATGGCAACACACCCTTTCTCTTTCCCATGTACGGGTGCGGGGAATTGCCGCAGTGCTTCTGCCGTCTGTGCGCTGTTTATGGTGGCATTTACTGCCTAAAGCGAGCTGTCGACGACATTGCCTTAGATTCCAATTCGAATGAATTCCTGCTGAGCAGCGCAGGGAAAACGTTGCGTGCCAAGAATGTGGTCTCTGCCCCTGGCTATCCACCAGTTTCAAAGGGCATCGAGTTGAAGCCTCACATCTCACGCGGCTTGTTCATATCGTCCAGTCCCTTGGGCAACGAGGAGCTGAACAAGGGAGGTGGCGGGGTCAATCTTCTCCGACTGCTTGACGAAGCGGGAGCACGGGAGGCCTTCCTAATTCAACTGGCGCATTACACAGGAGCTTGTCCCGAAGGCTTAT ATATCTTCCATTTGACCACACCGGCTTTAAGCGAGGATCCAGCGTCCGATCTAGCTGTTTTCACTAGCCAACTCTTTGATCGATCAGACgcacaaataatatttagctCATACTTCACAATTGCTGCCCAGTCTAGTAAAAGTCCCGCTGCCGAGCACATTTACTACACCGATCCACCTACCTACGAGCTGGATTATGACGCGGCCATTGCCAATGCCCGCGACATATTTGGCAAACTGTTCCCGGAGGCCGACTTTTTGCCACGAGCCCCAGATCCAGAGGAGATTGTTGTGGATGGTGAAGACCCCAGTGCCTTGAACGAACACAGTTTGCCCGAGGATTTGCGGGCACAGCTGCACGACATGCAGCAGGCAACTCAGGAAATGGATATACAAGATTAG
- the LOC122614204 gene encoding uncharacterized protein LOC122614204, with translation MLLQQCGKIINPDRHFTECWNTSLLRNFDFISLLSVISLSVAKMAAIPQGAFAACKIREQFNERELIVARLRSAAADKGSVDNGNALTQREYSPNKYNDKLMNSIWGLYNRYSSHNVKKNEYAPTK, from the exons atgctgctgcagcagtgcGGAAAAATCATCAATCCCGATCGGCATTTCACAGAGTGCTGGAACACAAGCCTACTGCGAAACTTTGACTTCATCTCCCTGCTGAGCGTTATTTCCCTGAGTG TTGCTAAGATGGCCGCCATTCCACAAGGTGCATTTGCAGCCTGCAAGATCCGCGAGCAATTCAACGAGCGGGAGCTGATCGTCGCCCGCCTGCGCTCCGCGGCTGCAGATAAGGGTTCCGTTGACAACGGGAACGCGCTAACCC AGCGCGAGTACTCACCGAACAAGTACAACGACAAGCTGATGAACTCCATCTGGGGATTGTACAATCGCTATTCCTCCCACAATGTGAAGAAGAACGAGTACGCCCCCACCAAGTGA
- the LOC122613823 gene encoding serine/threonine-protein kinase hippo — protein sequence MSEPEVTGVVGMKSPNISSSCSFFKLKKLSEESLLQPPEKVFDIMYKLGEGSYGSVYKAVHKESSSIVAIKLVPVESDLHEIIKEISIMQQCDSPYVVRYYGSYFKQYDLWICMEYCGAGSVSDIMRLRKKTLTEDEIATVLSDTLQGLVYLHLRRKIHRDIKAANILLNTEGYAKLADFGVAGQLTDTMAKRNTVIGTPFWMAPEVIEEIGYDCVADIWSLGITALEMAEGKPPYGNIHPMRAIFMIPQKPPPSFLEPDRWSTEFIDFVSKCLVKEPDDRATATELLEHEFIRNAKHRSILKPMLEETCAIREQQRANRSFGGVLAASQAKSLATQENGMQQHIMDNAFMEDPGTLVPEKFGEYQQSSASDATMIAHAEQGVDEGTLGPGGLRNLSKAAAPAAASSTASPLDMPAVDSGTMVELESNLGTMVINSDSDDSTTAKNNDDQKPRNRYRPQFLEHFDRKNAGDARGDDKAIATEYSPAAAEQQQQQQQQQQQQEEQHLASGANDLNNWEHNMEMQFQQISAINQYGLQQHQQQQQVLMAYPLMNEQLIALNNQQNVLLSNAAPMGQQGIPAAAAAPAQPPPAYQNLHMHTQSHAYVEGEFEFLKFLTFDDLNQRLCNIDHEMELEIEELNKKYNAKRQPIVDAMNAKRKRQQNINNNLIKI from the exons ATGTCTGAGCCAGAGGTGACCGGCGTTGTAGGTATGAAATCGCCCAACATatcctcctcctgctcgtTCTTCAAGCTGAAGAAGCTGTCGGAGGAGTCGCTACTGCAGCCGCCGGAAAAGGTCTTCGACATTATGTACAAGCTGGGCGAGGGCAGCTACGGATCGGTCTACAAGGCGGTCCACAAGGAAAGCAGCTCCATTGTGGCCATCAAGCTGGTGCCCGTGGAGTCCGACCTGCACGAGATCATCAAGGAGATATCCATTATGCAACAGTGCGACTCGCCGTATGTGGTTCGCTATTACGGCTCCTACTTCAAGCAGTATGACCTGTGGATCTGCATGGAGTACTGTGGCGCCGGCAGCGTCTCGGACATCATGCGTCTGCGCAAGAAGACGCTAACGGAGGACGAGATTGCCACCGTTCTGTCGGACACACTGCAGGGCTTGGTCTATCTACACCTGCGTCGCAAGATCCATCGCGACATCAAGGCGGCCAACATTCTGCTCAATACCGAAGGCTATGCAAAGTTGGCCGATTTCGGAGTCGCCGGTCAGCTTACGGACACAATGGCCAAGAGGAACACTGTGATCGGAACGCCTTTCTGGATGGCGCCCGAGGTAATAGAGGAAATTGGTTACGACTGTGTGGCAGACATATGGTCACTAGGCATCACCGCCCTGGAAATGGCCGAGGGAAAGCCTCCCTACGGCAACATCCATCCCATGCGGGCCATCTTTATGATTCCCCAGAAACCACCACCCTCGTTTCTAGAGCCTGATCGCTGGAGTACCGAGTTCATTGACTTCGTGAGCAAGTGCCTGGTGAAGGAGCCAGACGACCGTGCAACGGCCACTGAACTGCTTGAGCACGAGTTCATACGCAACGCCAAACACCGATCGATCCTGAAGCCCATGCTGGAGGAGACCTGTGCCATCCGCGAACAGCAGCGCGCCAATCGCAGTTTCGGGGGTGTCCTGGCTGCTAGTCAAGCGAAGAGCTTGGCCACCCAGGAAAACGGAATGCAACAACACATCATGGACAACGCGTTCATGGAGGATCCGGGTACTCTGGTGCCGGAGAAGTTCGGTGAATACCAACAGAGCTCTGCCTCGGATGCCACGATGATAGCGCATGCAGAGCAGGGCGTAGATGAGGGCACTTTGGGGCCGGGAGGCCTCAGAAATCTGTCCaaggcagctgctcctgcagcgGCCTCTTCGACAGCATCTCCTCTGGACATGCCGGCAGTTGACAGTGGCACAATGGTAGAACTGGAGTCGAACTTGG GCACCATGGTTATTAACTCCGATTCGGACGACTCTACAACGGCCAAAAACAACGATGATCAGAAGCCGCGAAACCGCTATAGGCCGCAGTTCCTAGAGCATTTCGATCGCAAAAATGCGGGAGATGCTCGTGGCGATGATAAGGCTATAGCCACCGAGTattctccagcagcagcagagcagcagcaacaacaacagcagcagcagcaacagcaggaggAACAGCATCTGGCCAGCGGGGCCAACGATTTGAACAACTGGGAGCACAACATGGAAATGCAGTTCCAGCAGATCTCCGCCATCAATCAGTATggactgcagcagcaccagcagcagcagcaagttcTCATGGCTTATCCCCTGATGAACGAACAGCTCATCGCGCTCAACAATCAACAGAATGTGCTGCTCAGCAACGCAGCGCCAATGGGCCAGCAGGGAATAccggcagcagctgcggccCCAGCTCAACCGCCGCCCGCATATCAGAATCTGCATATGCATACGCAATCGCACGCCTACGTGGAGGGTGAGTTTGAGTTCCTCAAGTTCCTCACCTTCGACGATCTGAACCAGCGGCTGTGCAACATCGATCacgagatggagctggagattGAAGAACTAAACAAGAAATACAATGCCAAGCGGCAGCCAATTGTTGACGCCATGAATGCGAAGCGCAAACGGCAACAGAATATCAATAATAATCTGATTAAGATATAG